The Ciconia boyciana chromosome 2, ASM3463844v1, whole genome shotgun sequence genome has a segment encoding these proteins:
- the GNAL gene encoding guanine nucleotide-binding protein G(olf) subunit alpha isoform X3: MDDYTPTDQDLLRCRVLTSGIFETRFQVDKVNFHMFDVGGQRDERRKWIQCFNDVTAIIFVVACSSYNMVIREDNNTNRLRESLDLFKSIWNNRWLRTISIILFLNKQDMLAEKVLAGKSKIEDYFPEYAHYTVPEDATPDAGEDPKVTRAKFFIRDEFLRISTASGDGRHYCYPHFTCAVDTENIRRVFNDCRDIIQRMHLRQYELL; encoded by the exons ATGGATGACTACACACCCACAGATCAG GACCTATTAAGATGCAGAGTGTTGACATCAGGGATTTTTGAAACAAGATTTCAAGTAGATAAAGTAAATTTCCA CATGTTTGATGTAGGTGGCCAGAgagatgagagaagaaaatggatCCAATGCTTTAATG ATGTCACAGCTATCATCTTCGTTGTGGCTTGCAGCAGCTACAACATGGTAATAAGGGAAGACAATAACACAAACAGACTACGGGAATCCCTGGACCTTTTCAAAAGTATCTGGAATAATAG GTGGTTACGGACCATTTCTATCATTTTGTTCTTGAATAAACAGGACATGCTGGCTGAAAAAGTCTTGGCAGGGAAATCAAAAATCGAAGATTACTTTCCCGAATACGCTCATTATACTGTACCTGAGGATG CAACACCAGATGCAGGAGAAGACCCTAAAGTCACAAGAGCCAAGTTCTTCATCCGGGATGAGTTTTTA AGGATAAGTACGGCAAGCGGAGATGGCAGGCATTACTGCTACCCACACTTTACATGTGCAGTGGACACAGAAAATATCCGCAGAGTGTTCAACGACTGTCGAGACATCATTCAAAGGATGCATCTCCGCCAGTATGAACTCTTGTGA